A window from Aliamphritea hakodatensis encodes these proteins:
- a CDS encoding SMP-30/gluconolactonase/LRE family protein: MKSTFIAPAIGAGLLMHISFSALADSRFSQPLWQLKQFDQPESVVADPDSQWLYVSNINGAPTELNGKGYISQVSKTGKQLTRHWLTGLDAPKGLAISEGKLYAADMQTLHVISLSTGSHLQSYTLPDARMLNDVTAGPDGSIYVSDMLGGGVYRLRDNRLSLWITPESIPHPNGLLWEKDHLLIAGWGKDMQADFTTGTPGSLYRVSPEDKALKPLSTGYQLGNLDGVVRHNNALYISDWISGELYQLGDNQRRKVLSTQPGLADIGADSGTLYAPMMMDNTLVAWQLP, encoded by the coding sequence ATGAAATCCACATTCATCGCCCCGGCCATCGGTGCAGGCCTGCTCATGCACATCAGCTTTTCTGCATTGGCTGATAGCCGTTTCAGCCAGCCGCTGTGGCAGCTAAAACAGTTTGATCAGCCAGAATCGGTGGTTGCGGACCCGGACAGCCAGTGGCTCTACGTTTCCAATATCAACGGCGCCCCGACAGAGCTGAACGGAAAAGGCTATATCAGCCAGGTCAGCAAAACAGGTAAACAGTTAACCCGGCACTGGCTCACCGGTCTGGATGCGCCTAAAGGCCTGGCCATCAGCGAAGGCAAACTGTACGCCGCCGATATGCAAACGCTGCATGTGATCAGTTTATCCACAGGATCGCACCTGCAAAGCTATACGCTGCCAGACGCCAGGATGCTGAACGATGTCACCGCCGGACCGGATGGCAGCATCTATGTTTCTGACATGCTGGGCGGTGGCGTATACCGGCTCAGAGATAATCGCTTATCTCTGTGGATAACACCTGAAAGCATTCCGCACCCTAACGGGCTTCTGTGGGAAAAAGATCATTTATTAATTGCCGGCTGGGGTAAGGACATGCAGGCTGATTTCACCACCGGAACCCCGGGCAGCCTTTATCGGGTAAGCCCGGAAGACAAAGCCTTAAAGCCCTTATCCACAGGCTATCAGCTAGGTAATCTGGACGGTGTTGTCCGGCATAACAACGCGCTCTATATCAGTGACTGGATCAGCGGCGAACTCTACCAGCTTGGGGATAACCAGCGCCGTAAAGTGCTGAGCACTCAACCGGGGCTGGCGGATATCGGCGCCGATTCCGGCACACTCTATGCACCGATGATGATGGATAACACTCTGGTCGCCTGGCAACTGCCTTAA
- a CDS encoding helix-turn-helix domain-containing protein, whose product MSPEQELGGVFSALKQVLKVQGIRYRDLAAMLNTSEVTVKRLFQEQDCKMSRLMDICEALGISFSDLMKLADQAPAEATELPPETEQALADQPGLFSCLVLLLSGFDARAIGQYNRLSPADVYLYMRELEKLRLVRIGANDSVHLLLTMPVRWRLDGPLHKILVGVNQAFIAQAISQEHDSDYPFYSTSRLFSQQSIRQLKDDIDKLYQRYQQQASLDQMVYPPEDLAPFKMVTTMMPFNVPVFFDVPPFVPMKNS is encoded by the coding sequence TTGTCACCGGAGCAAGAATTGGGCGGGGTATTCAGTGCCCTGAAACAGGTGCTTAAGGTTCAGGGAATCCGTTACCGGGATCTGGCCGCTATGCTGAACACGTCGGAAGTGACCGTTAAGCGGCTGTTTCAGGAGCAGGACTGCAAGATGAGCCGGTTAATGGATATTTGCGAAGCGCTGGGGATCAGCTTCAGTGACCTGATGAAGCTGGCTGATCAGGCACCTGCGGAAGCAACCGAGCTGCCGCCTGAGACAGAGCAGGCGCTGGCAGATCAGCCAGGCCTGTTCAGTTGTCTGGTGTTACTGCTCAGCGGGTTTGATGCCCGGGCGATCGGGCAGTACAACCGGTTGTCGCCCGCGGATGTGTATCTGTACATGCGTGAGCTGGAAAAGCTCCGGCTGGTGCGTATCGGCGCAAATGATTCCGTGCACCTGTTGCTGACGATGCCGGTGCGCTGGCGATTAGATGGCCCCCTGCATAAAATTCTGGTGGGGGTAAATCAGGCATTCATTGCGCAGGCAATCAGCCAGGAACACGACAGTGACTATCCGTTTTATTCGACCAGTCGGCTGTTCAGCCAGCAAAGTATTCGTCAGCTGAAGGACGATATCGACAAGCTGTATCAGCGCTATCAGCAACAGGCATCACTGGATCAGATGGTGTATCCACCGGAGGATCTGGCGCCGTTTAAGATGGTGACCACCATGATGCCGTTTAATGTACCGGTGTTTTTTGATGTACCGCCTTTCGTACCCATGAAAAATAGCTGA